The stretch of DNA AGAACAATTAAAGATGCAGTACAACCTACTGAAAATTGACCAGGTACTCGGTAGGTTTCTCCCAATCTGAAGGTAATTATTCTAAATCCCCTTTTAGCCAGACTAAAGTATGTTAGGTGTTACCAAAGCAATCCCTCTCATATGACCATTGGTCCATTGACCACGACATTGGAGTGCATAACAAAAATGAAAGCAACATTTTTTAGGTGACTGAATATTAGATACCACAAAATTGGACAAATTATTTCAGACTGCCACATCATGTACCAATTCCTATGTCTGTACATCCCATTCAGTTTAATGGTTGCTCTGCCAGTAATGACTGAATGGTAACAATCATGCCTGTGGGGGCCAGTACATCCTGTGTATAGAAAGACTACAATACTGCATGTAGATCATTCTGAACCTTAACCGTCAATAACATGACAGCTGTCCAAAACTGTCAGCGTCAATCTAAAGGGAGGCGTCCGTACAATTCTATTTCATTTTCCACCTCACTATCCAATAAACAAAAAGCTTGTAAAAGATGATAAAGTAAAATTTTATCAATTTGATGCTACCGTCAGGTCTACACTACGCTGATTATAAATGAGTCAGCTAAACACATCAGTGGGGGAAGCAGACTTATGTAAATCAGTATAGTTATAGTGAAAAAGTAACATGGTTTAACTACAGAAAACACTAAATACTTGGTGTTCATGTTTCTTTAGATTTTTACTTCTTCAAAATCAGAAAAGGAACCCAAATGTACATTTGCAGACACTTCAAATCCATCATTACCCCTTAATCTTTTCCTTTTCTAAAAGGATTACTTCCATTAAATACAGATGGAAATGGAAATAACAGGAGCAAAATTACAGTTTCATCCAGAAACATTTAAGTGACACAAAATACAGCAAATGGTATTTCCAGGATAAAGTGCAATAAAAGGAGACGTGACAATAGAGAGTGGTGCATGGTGGGATCACTCTCCAGAGCGACAGCAGGCCCTGAAGCCACACTGCAGGTTCTGACATCCACTGGCTGTGTCCGCATGAGGACCTGGAAAGAAACACCACCACACAGTGGTCATCTGTTGAACTGCATGCAACAGGAAAGTGCAAATCCACAAactaaacaatttaaaaaaagaattatgATACATTAGATAATGTCATTATTAGAAACTACCTTTAAATAAATCAGTAGACAGTAAAGGTATCACACTGGCTACTATAATGCCTACTTACCTTCCACCTCAGCAGCATCGGTTACTTACACTAGGACACATGCTATGTGGGTGGTTAGTAATGTTTGTTACAGTTGCCACTTATTGCAACATGTTTGCTCACAAATCATTTACATTCACCGTGACAAGTTATACATAATACTGTTTGCCAAATGCTCAGCTAGACAAGAGTGTGAGTATGTATAATTCTGTGTTTCAGAGAAAATAGGAGCCCCTTGTGTTTCCACATGTGAATGTTACCGTTGATGTTGTCGCAGTAATAGAAGTGCTCATCATTGAGGGAAGGACAGGCTGACACCAGCTCCTGCAGCCCCACCTCAGTGATGAACAGGCAGCCAGACAAGTTGAGATGCTCCAGGGCAGGAAGTCCTCCACGCTGAGAAAGAGCCctgaaacacagacaccaatGCTGATGACACCTCTTAATATGATGAAAGGTAAAACTACTGACTATGATGTATAACAAACAACATTGAAAAGGTAATAACTGTCTACATGAGAAAGGTTGCAGGGAGGAGTTTACCAAAGTAGGTGTTAGAGTGCTGGTATAAACAAGTTACATCATCCTGTGTATTCAGCTAGCACTGTAAATGACACTACTCACCACTTAATGTTTAGACATTTTATCAATGCAACCTGACAAAATGTTATCTTTCACCAGATAACGATTAAGATACTAACCTCTCAAATAAATCTAGGTTAATCAGGGAAATCATGCTGTTATAACTATAAAAGTAATGTTAGTTTAGTTAGTTAGAATCAAACCAATAAGTTATCTTTACCTTAAGCCCAAATCTGTGACTTGATAACATCCAGAGAGACTGAGAAGTCTCAAGGAGCGTTTTGCCTCTGTCTGGTCAGTCCTGTTTTGGCGCTCCCGACACTGCAGCCCCCCAAATGAGGAGCATTTAGTCCGAAATTCTGCAGTGTTGCTTCTGGTAGTGCCTGACTCACACTGAGGCCCATTAATAGTCCTGAGGGCCATGTCATTAGTGCAGCAGGTGGAGTGACCACAAAACATTTCCCCAGACATGGCATACTGCTGATGCAAAAAGGAGACGTTTGAGCCAGTCCTGTGCCCGCGCCTCCTACTCCTCCTGCAACAGCATGAGCTTCCCACAAGCTGTGTCCCTACAAAGCTTTCTGCTTCAGGAAGAGACAACCCGCTGCGGCGGGTCCATTCTGCAGCATCTTCAATATCAACAAGGTCTGAGGGGTCCAGAACCCACACTCGAGTGGGGGTGCCGGCAGCACCCCAACGGCCTGTCCCTTGCTTGAAAATGATGGCCTGGCGCTTCCGCCCTCTTGGGTGTAAGTTTCTCTCATCCATGAGTGTGATGGGTATTGGGGAACTTTTAAGAAGCTTGGCTCGTCGGTCTGAGCGTTTTTCAAAGCAAGTGGAAGAGGAAAGGTCACCCAGCCCAACAGACAGTTTCTTCAGGGTGTGATCCGTAATCTTCTCACACCCAGACAGATCCAGGTGCTCCAGAGAGAGACATGCTCCAAGAGATGACCAGCTGGAAGACAAAGGACAGCAAGAGCATAGTGATGAGTACTGAGTGAACCAGGATTGGCACAGAACTCAGCAACCTAATCGTAATCCACTTTGTGGACCCACTACATACATTTTGGATGTGCATAATCAGAAATAACTTTCCACTAGTCACTTTTACTAGTTACCTGTCAAATGCAGAATCTGTAACATCAGTCTGAGTCAGGTCCATATGAGTAATATTGGGGCAGAGACTGAGGATTTGGCGCACCTGAGAAGTGGACAAAAGTATAGTCaacattcttcttctttcttttctgattACAGTGTTAAAACAGAAATTTTGCACTGCTTACCATTTTACTAGAGACTGTAGAACTGTACGCCAGAACAACGGACTTGACAGATGGACCCACAGCTGGCAGAAGGTTCTGGATGATCCCATTCAGCAGCCTCTTCTCCCGTTGAGCAGTGTTAATTGCCAGAGAGCCCTCTGTGTGGCCCGACACATCTAATATGAACAAGAGCAAAGATGACATAATTTACTCTGTCCGTCACTTTTAAAGTATattaaactaaaaacaaacacatttagtttTCAAATCACACTATGCCTTTGTTATTTTATATCAACAAGATATTATTAACTCCATGGTCAAAAACACTCATAttagaaatgttaaaatcagccaccatgttttttttaactctgtgTTAATAAAGATTCATGTTTGTAGACTTTTTAGGTGCCTTATCCAGAcatgattttcatttcattttagctgCTTAAGCAGTGGTCATTGTGAATGTAAGAGCACAAGCTGGTGAATCAATCACTTTCCAAATGCAGGATGAATGGGTTTAAAACTAGCAATAGCACATTCCCAAATATACCTTTTATTCAGTTCTGTTTCCTCAAAATTGAACAGGCCTGGTGGGCCATCAGGCCAACAAGAACTCCCTACAGGCcaaagatatatttttaaatgccaaaaataacAAGGTTGGCCAGCTATTCACATTTTAGTGTTAGCCTCAGCCactactggaaaaaaaaaagtgtggctGCTGAGTCTCCCCCGAGTTTTTGAGAAACTCAACAGCTGCTGCCACCTCCATCCCAAAGCAGTCCACTTAGGGGAAACACTGTAGCATGTTTATGATTGACCATGAcatactacaagtactacatAAACATTAGTTGTACACAGAAATACAGTTTTTGTCACTAAATTGTGTGCGCACATCACTGAAGACAAAACCTTACCAGACTCATCAACATCAGCATCCTCATCCCATTCCTGGTAGGCCCGGCCCTCATTCTGCCGACTCTTCACCCAATCGTCATCCGGCTCTTGGTTCAGATCCCCAGGTGGGCCATTATAATAATCACCTACATTAGAgacataaacatttaattagCACAATACAAAGCAGTTGTTCTATAAAAGAGATTCTCAGTTGTGAGCAAAGTTTCATTTTACTCTTCAGGGAAATGATCAGCTATCACTAGCCTACCTCTGGCCCAGTGCACAGGGTATAGGTGCCTCCAAAGAGAGCCGGTCTTAGCCAGCTCTGACCAAGAGGTGCACACTTGACTACAGCGACACAGATCTTCAGGGCTCAAATAATGGAAGAGCCTCAGCATGATTTCTGTAGGAAGCTGGGAGATGTGAGTTGAACAGTTTCCATTCTGTTCCAGTTCtgaggaaaaagacaaaaacagcttTGGTGGTTACTGACTCAAGTGCTCATAATTTGAAAAGCACCTCTTAAAAAGCTGTCCGCTGTCCAAAACAATCTACCCTTTCATTAAACTAATGACATAAGTGCTTAATTAAACATTGCATTTTCAGTTATACGtttgtgttgtttatgtttACAGCTTCCGTGTTTGGGTATGATTGAGAGTTGTACTTAAGGAGGTCAAGGTTAATCGGCTTGAGGTATTGCACTATGCCCCGTTTGTTTATGACCAATTATTGTGTTGACAATTCATTGAACAGTTTGTTCTGCTTCATGTAAAAGGCAACAATGGACAATACTCAGCTTTATGATAAAACTAAACTCTTGATAAGAGACAAACTGGGCATTTTCTTGGACACGAACTTCACTACTAAATCTCACAGTAGGATCCCCTCAgtggctttttaaataaatcaaatggtACAAGTCCAGCAAGTCTTAGGAAATACTGAGCTgccaatgttttcatttttaatcaactttttgcagttgtttgttttgtttatgaaataagaaaaacattagaaatgcccatcataataaaaacaagattaTGTTTATTTGAAGCCAAGTGTTTATTTAGACCGATCCCAGTTAAAGAGGAATTCTGGGATTTTTCAACCTATACTCTATTTTCCCATGATTTGGGGTTTAAGTGATTAATGAGGACAACAATTTTTGGAACTGGTTCAGTACTGAGGGAGATCGCTTCAGCCGGCAGTGGTGAAATGAATTGCAATGTAATACTCGGGCAATTGTGCCGATCAAAGCATGTACACTAAAATTGTCTTTTGacactgacaggctcagattgttaagtgtctgaaaatgaaaataactaaataacttGATCTTAATCTATATTTAACTCAACTTCACACAGTAGTGGTAATGAGCACTGGAGATGCTGCTCGACTAAAGGATAGCATGTAGACATAAACAGTGTTGACATTTGTGAATACATTCACTAACCATAATCTGTCTTCTCATGATCAGCATATTTAAAGGCTTTTTGCAGCTCCTCTGCCTGGCTCCACAACCGGAATCCTTTCAGCACCTCTGCGGCACAGTCCCATTGCTGTTGGCTGCAGTGTTGTGCTATCACCTGTTTCTTGATGTCCTTGAGCTCCTCGTAGGTGAAGTACTGCATAAGCATAGGCTGAAACACCTGCAACGCATCTCTTTAGTTTATAAAACAATCTGCAACAGTGCAATTCACTGGGGTATGAACAAATGAGTCTTCATGAACACAACTTTGTCTTCAAAATTCTTTGGGAAATCCTTCAGTTAAAAGACAtctatattaaaaacaaaaagacatgaaCATCTTatacctcttcctcttctttcatgTGGGGCAAAAAGTCCTGTGTGAAAGCTTCCAGTCTCTCCTTCAGCTGCTGGGCATAGTTAAGCTGCTCATATTCActctgagaaaagaaaaaaaaaacacacacaacaattaTTAATTTATGGAAACATTTATGATGCCATCTGCAACATCTACcagctcagtttttttttatcataacttaatgataaaatgtgttttttatacaGTAGCTAGATTAGTAGACAGGCAATAATAACTCACAACCATTTCTGACAACCTATTTTGAACAACCTCTTTATAAACTAAGGaaaattcaaaataaactagactttttttttatctcataaaAGTATTATTTATCTCAGTAGAAACATCTTTCCCTAAGGACAGTGTCCAGGATCTTAATCCAAAGCAACAGAATGTTCTTCACTGTTTTACAAACTGACTGGGGCAAGGAGCGGAAGTTAAGATTTACACAATTGCATCATTCTGGAAAGCCCAGTTTTGGTGTGCCCATGGCTTCAGAGAGAACAATGACTCTTGTCTCTTGTTAAGCAGATCACAAAAACAATCCTGCCTTGATTATATAAATCATTCCATTCCTTTCTGTGTCTGGTCATTTTCCCAGGAAACAAAATCTCAGGTTGTACAGTTGTGACTCATGATGAAAACTGATGttgcaaaatgtcaaatggcttatatatgacatttaaaagagataAGTTATAATTGTATCATGTTTAGAATCAGCATCTATTCATGGAAAATAACATGTCTGATGTTTATGGTTTCTGTACTGATTTTTGTGTGGCtaacacaacaacagttataataataacagttaTCCTAATGACATGGTGTTACCACACCACTGGTCATCGAGGACCAGCTGAGCTCTGCATAACTAATGTATGACTTCCCTATAAGTACAGCCTAGCATTTCTTTGCCTGTGCCATCTTAActgttgttaaaaaaatagaGTAAGAGCCACAGCATGacagtaaattattattttaaacaccTATGAATATTTACCTTAACGTTGTGCAGCCCCTTTTCAAAGAGGGACAGCATCTCCGAGAGCTTGTTGTCAGAGTGCACATTGTACACAGTGCAGCAGCGCTGTTGCAACAGACCAATAATGTACTCATTCTCAATTTGTTCATGCATCTTAAACTCCTTGAAGGTGGCGCACAGTGACTGAAGAAATGAGCGGAAATCATTGTTGTTGGAGAAGTTGGTTTTAGACAGctgtgaaaaacaaagagaaactttgaatCATGTGCTACCAAATATAGCAATGTTATCATACTGAAATCCATGTGAAAAGTAACATTAGGGTCAAAATAGTTGTACGTGACCCAACACAACAGCTGCCTCATCATGACACAGGGTTGACACAGGGTTGAAACAGTGTAACTCAGCTTACGTGAGTGTATAACCGTTAGCTTGTGACACAAAATGGACTTATCTGACACGTACCGTTAGCCCTAATTAGCATTATTTCCACAGACAGTCTGAAACTGCTCTAATGTTATTCCCAGTTTGTCGTGTGGGGAGGCATTAGAAACGGAGTGGTGATACTTAAATCTTGTTGCATAACAAGCTATCTTGCAAGTAAGTTAAGCTAGCTAAACCAGTTAGCAAGCCTTGGCTGGGCGGAGGACTGACCAACCAAATACGTGCTTCAAAGTGCTGACAAAGTACATGGTTCAATGTAAAGCTAACATTCAAAACCACGGAGCTAACACACGACCCCAATGTAGCCTCGAGACAAACATCCGATAGTCAACACTGGGTGCTGTATGTGGAGCAAGTTAGCTAGCGTGCTAGCTGGCGTTCTCTCGTCATTTGGGCAAAAGCCGTCAGGTATTTCTTTATAAAACTCTAAAATGATGACCGACATTAAATCATACACACCTTCTCGCAATATAGGCCCACTAACTGTTTCATTCGCCAGTGTGGGCCAGTAAAAACATCCACCTCGTCAGGAAAGGGAGCCATCTTCACACACTGAACCTCGGTGCGTCATCTGCGCAGCGATACAATCACACAGGAAGGCGTGCGCCCAGTGACTACAAATGACGTAGCATCACACGGGCCAACAACGCTCAGTGATCAGTGTTTAAATAAACGTTTTCATATGTTTTACTGTAACTCCAGTGAATATCCTTTCTCAGATCAGCAGGTGTGATTTTAGAGGCTATTGAATACGTTTTGAAAACTGGGAATAAAAGTTACGTAATAGTTTTTGTGAGgatgaatataaaaatagcctactgaaatgtttttcccacaacaaaaagttaaattatctAGTTAAAATCCTGCTGGACAATAAATGTATCcaacttcactgtaaagtccattctcagtgtttgtgcactgaagGGTTCAAGTTTCTACATCACGCTTGTATAAGTTGACTACTGGACCAGGGTTGTCTCCAAACTATTTGTCATGTCAAAACTCCTGCTCTTAGGTCCCCCTCCTTAAAATCTGACTTTCAATGAACACaaaactctgcacatgcatcatGCTGTACAGTAAagctcaaatataaaaaaaacaaaaaaacatgtttgagtggagggggacatTACATGTTTAATAGGTTAAGTGCAAAATCTAGACATATTAATCTAGATCTAAAATAttccaatatatatatataaatataaaataaatataaatattctaAACACTCCTCACATCTTTGCAATATTTGTATCCTATTTACAGTCCATAGAATAGTCATACCTTGTCTCCTAGGTTGTTGTATTGTTATTCTGTGTCTGTGACAAGTAGTAGGCTACATTGAGAGCCTATAAAGATGATTCTCATTCTGATACTTTTTTGCtgtattatatatactgtatttacagtatCTATTATTATT from Scomber japonicus isolate fScoJap1 chromosome 7, fScoJap1.pri, whole genome shotgun sequence encodes:
- the fbxl5 gene encoding F-box/LRR-repeat protein 5 isoform X2, with protein sequence MAPFPDEVDVFTGPHWRMKQLVGLYCEKLSKTNFSNNNDFRSFLQSLCATFKEFKMHEQIENEYIIGLLQQRCCTVYNVHSDNKLSEMLSLFEKGLHNVKSEYEQLNYAQQLKERLEAFTQDFLPHMKEEEEVFQPMLMQYFTYEELKDIKKQVIAQHCSQQQWDCAAEVLKGFRLWSQAEELQKAFKYADHEKTDYELEQNGNCSTHISQLPTEIMLRLFHYLSPEDLCRCSQVCTSWSELAKTGSLWRHLYPVHWARGDYYNGPPGDLNQEPDDDWVKSRQNEGRAYQEWDEDADVDESDVSGHTEGSLAINTAQREKRLLNGIIQNLLPAVGPSVKSVVLAYSSTVSSKMVRQILSLCPNITHMDLTQTDVTDSAFDSWSSLGACLSLEHLDLSGCEKITDHTLKKLSVGLGDLSSSTCFEKRSDRRAKLLKSSPIPITLMDERNLHPRGRKRQAIIFKQGTGRWGAAGTPTRVWVLDPSDLVDIEDAAEWTRRSGLSLPEAESFVGTQLVGSSCCCRRSRRRGHRTGSNVSFLHQQYAMSGEMFCGHSTCCTNDMALRTINGPQCESGTTRSNTAEFRTKCSSFGGLQCRERQNRTDQTEAKRSLRLLSLSGCYQVTDLGLRALSQRGGLPALEHLNLSGCLFITEVGLQELVSACPSLNDEHFYYCDNINGPHADTASGCQNLQCGFRACCRSGE
- the fbxl5 gene encoding F-box/LRR-repeat protein 5 isoform X3, whose translation is MHEQIENEYIIGLLQQRCCTVYNVHSDNKLSEMLSLFEKGLHNVKSEYEQLNYAQQLKERLEAFTQDFLPHMKEEEEVFQPMLMQYFTYEELKDIKKQVIAQHCSQQQWDCAAEVLKGFRLWSQAEELQKAFKYADHEKTDYELEQNGNCSTHISQLPTEIMLRLFHYLSPEDLCRCSQVCTSWSELAKTGSLWRHLYPVHWARGDYYNGPPGDLNQEPDDDWVKSRQNEGRAYQEWDEDADVDESDVSGHTEGSLAINTAQREKRLLNGIIQNLLPAVGPSVKSVVLAYSSTVSSKMVRQILSLCPNITHMDLTQTDVTDSAFDSWSSLGACLSLEHLDLSGCEKITDHTLKKLSVGLGDLSSSTCFEKRSDRRAKLLKSSPIPITLMDERNLHPRGRKRQAIIFKQGTGRWGAAGTPTRVWVLDPSDLVDIEDAAEWTRRSGLSLPEAESFVGTQLVGSSCCCRRSRRRGHRTGSNVSFLHQQYAMSGEMFCGHSTCCTNDMALRTINGPQCESGTTRSNTAEFRTKCSSFGGLQCRERQNRTDQTEAKRSLRLLSLSGCYQVTDLGLRALSQRGGLPALEHLNLSGCLFITEVGLQELVSACPSLNDEHFYYCDNINGNIHMWKHKGLLFSLKHRIIHTHTLV
- the fbxl5 gene encoding F-box/LRR-repeat protein 5 isoform X1: MAPFPDEVDVFTGPHWRMKQLVGLYCEKLSKTNFSNNNDFRSFLQSLCATFKEFKMHEQIENEYIIGLLQQRCCTVYNVHSDNKLSEMLSLFEKGLHNVKSEYEQLNYAQQLKERLEAFTQDFLPHMKEEEEVFQPMLMQYFTYEELKDIKKQVIAQHCSQQQWDCAAEVLKGFRLWSQAEELQKAFKYADHEKTDYELEQNGNCSTHISQLPTEIMLRLFHYLSPEDLCRCSQVCTSWSELAKTGSLWRHLYPVHWARGDYYNGPPGDLNQEPDDDWVKSRQNEGRAYQEWDEDADVDESDVSGHTEGSLAINTAQREKRLLNGIIQNLLPAVGPSVKSVVLAYSSTVSSKMVRQILSLCPNITHMDLTQTDVTDSAFDSWSSLGACLSLEHLDLSGCEKITDHTLKKLSVGLGDLSSSTCFEKRSDRRAKLLKSSPIPITLMDERNLHPRGRKRQAIIFKQGTGRWGAAGTPTRVWVLDPSDLVDIEDAAEWTRRSGLSLPEAESFVGTQLVGSSCCCRRSRRRGHRTGSNVSFLHQQYAMSGEMFCGHSTCCTNDMALRTINGPQCESGTTRSNTAEFRTKCSSFGGLQCRERQNRTDQTEAKRSLRLLSLSGCYQVTDLGLRALSQRGGLPALEHLNLSGCLFITEVGLQELVSACPSLNDEHFYYCDNINGNIHMWKHKGLLFSLKHRIIHTHTLV